In Anaerolineales bacterium, the following proteins share a genomic window:
- a CDS encoding isoprenylcysteine carboxylmethyltransferase family protein, protein MNTLKTILYMGFMHGVFTVYLPYQLSARTQMFDLGIFRYLAFPLWILGALIIVQCSMDIIRRGRGTPAHLDPPKELVIAGWYRYVRNPIYLGALMVQFGLILWFGSTLAIVYAFLFFLAFHVLILIVEEPILRNQFGAAYEEYCRSVPRWIPKVR, encoded by the coding sequence ATGAACACACTCAAAACAATACTCTACATGGGATTTATGCACGGGGTGTTTACGGTCTATTTGCCGTATCAACTGTCCGCGCGGACTCAAATGTTCGATTTAGGGATTTTCCGTTATCTGGCTTTCCCGCTTTGGATTCTCGGCGCGCTGATCATCGTCCAATGCTCCATGGACATCATCCGCCGTGGACGCGGCACGCCGGCGCACCTCGACCCGCCGAAGGAGTTGGTCATTGCGGGATGGTATCGCTACGTGCGGAATCCGATCTACCTCGGCGCGTTGATGGTGCAGTTCGGGCTCATCCTGTGGTTCGGCTCGACGCTGGCGATAGTCTACGCGTTCTTGTTTTTCCTTGCGTTCCATGTTCTCATCCTCATCGTCGAAGAGCCGATTCTGCGAAATCAATTCGGCGCGGCGTATGAGGAGTATTGCCGATCCGTGCCGAGGTGGATTCCGAAGGTGAGATAA